The genomic segment tatacagtatttatgtttacattttatcgttatttgaacagctgagcattgaaccaggtgaagaaacctgtttattatttattcatttgattttgcaactgttcactgaaatagccggtttctatgaaactacatgtgacaacgtcatatttggctttgactgaacatttgctctcactttgcggaaaaaatatcgggatatatcgtatatcgatattcagccaaaatatatcgggatatgacttttgatccatatcgcccagccctagttcacgTGTGATTGGGGTGATCCTGAGATCCCACACCCCTTGACCCTGTCCCTCCACTGGTAAGGCCTCAGCACTCCTCTCCCCTATTTCAGTGTGTATGGTATTTTAATGGTATTTTAtacttgatgttttttttgtaattgtataaataaaattattgtCTTTAACGGAACTACGTCTCTGGCTTCGTGCATAAGTCGAACCTGGGTGCTTTCTGTATTTTGATGGTTTAACTATCGAGCTAGTCAAATCCTATTCTGGGGGTGAAATTCCCCGTTGCCGGTGTCTTCCTGCCGGTCCACACCAAAAAGTCCCACTCGCCACACTAACAAGTTCCCAACCAAATCCTTCTAAACAATATTTTAAAGTCAACCACTCAAAATATGCTCAAAATATGATTGATATTGACATAATAAATGAAACTCGTCTGTTCAACGCCATGCTTTAACCAAGTTTAATTACCAAAGCTAGCTacacagttagctagctacctcACTGGTTTACATTCGCTAAAAGTTAGCTTAGCTAGTTCCTGTCATTTTAACTCTCCAAAAAAACTTTTAGTTAACAtaatgtggtaaaaaaaaaaatcatcccgTTTAAACTTTACAGGCAGATTCTTACCTGCCTTTTGTCCACACGACACCGTCTTGAACTTGCGAGGATCCTTGTCGGACAGCAGACAGTACTAGCTACTCAAAGGCGGCAAAGTAGCAGGGAAGACTTCTGTCTTTTGCTCGGTGCATATGTCAATGACTCGGTGATGGGCATAGATATATATGGGTGATGGGGGCGGAGCTTTCCAGATGTGCGCTGCGCAGTGCAGTGTGCGCACTTCTTACTTTAGGGTgaaccttatatactgtctatggggtGAACCAGAGTtatatggtgcgttctttttgtccaccgaagtcgatttacgagttgttttccggagttatgaaccggaagttgcaaaaagaacgccaccgaggtcgtacggtcgtatatacaactcgtcaagtcgtctgaactcagaggaccccgagttcactttcaaagatggctacgtcgtgcatcacacgtagtaaacattgtggttttctacaattttaagcactttgtctttgttgtaaccaaatgaagaaatgGCACACACAGGCgcggattaatgcacaggcttttgaggctgcagcctaggggccccacgTGTGCAGGTGGACCCGGATTAGCCAgacaattaattattattttgaatttacttGAGCGCGAAAAAAAAGACCCTAATTGGCCcataagaaacatttattttttaattggcccattgttttttcaattgactctgggctggccaaaaaacactttagtcaaaaatatcacatagactatttttttccatacaccccctactttcaaattgaaatggactagtccataacggtgcgcggcgcgaaagataaacacagtgacaggagagctgggaagtacacaaacagagacgaagcaagatgagtctaaaaaaagaaaaaaagacgccgataagtatttggcaacgctgccaaagatgacaaactttttttacgactactgttggggatacagacatgaagaacaacggtccaaagcgatgaatatacagcagcagctagctgtgaagtggcgctaggtgaagataacgttaaccaagacaatgaagaggacagcatatctttaaacagcaccctctttgggatttctgcctgcatgcagtttcgggtgtgcatctgccaggctagaacagtaaaagagatcatggagaagaaacgcaaaggagGTGCTGAGAAGCTGCGTGGGAAACGAAacgctgccaaatgtgtcaattgacagacatgttttggccagtagcaggaccttcatcagctcccgtggccgatgatagcggtgctggtgtcggctacagtgacatgcacagtgaggaggagactcaggaggagagggacagagatgagggagtgaggctacaactggctgcggtaaacacaactccccttaaaacacttaacaccttgataaaactgagtggtggacaaactgttgatgataacactacaacaataaaagaaataggcatgctatactgtatcattgcattagtttggctaCGTGCGCGGGTATCTGAGTcttgactgatcattttctcaccgttttattattaggctatattagactgcctttcattcaacaaagtagcctacatcttaataataagcaaaacaccaccttaaggttcatcaaaccttaagcttgtgcttgtgcatttgtgtccttaaagtagcctagataaacgttgcacatcatgcaagctTCCTTAATGAGAATTGTAGCTCTTCTATCTGCATTGGTagacaaaaactcatgctagacctcttgaaattaaagcaaagggcctcttcagtcgtgaaatgataatatataggcctatatatattgttttatgattcatgaggagtatacagttttattttattaataaatggcacttttttgtatttaatgtgtcaactctcaatGATTCTTGCTTACCCCTTACATGGCGTTAGTATTTTTAAGGCGTAGGAGTTGCTATACACATTCAGGGGAGAGCAAGGACGGGGGGGTATTTGTGATCTTCTGTGGTgtggtctgggccaaaatgccagggccaatttttggtcccagtccgtccctgctaCTACCTATAGCTCGGATCCTGCAtgtgaattctaaaaaaaattctaaaggcatgatgattatgcaacaatatgtagcctacatgttgtgctgctgtttcattattgttgttaataacagtgttatgtgctgctgctgctgctgtttttattatttttattttattcacagtttagtgtattgcacagtggtttgtgtctcagtaatgatcagtggtggaatgtaactaagtacatgtactctagtactgtacttgagtccaaatgttgaggtacttgagtcttttcttttcatgccactttctacttctactccgctacatttcagagagaaatattgtactttttactccactacattgatctggtacagctttagttactagttacgttagtttctccactacattcatcagttacagctttagttactacttactttagttactccgctacattcatctgttccagctttagttactagttactttacacattaagatttctgcacacaaaacacatgtaatttataaaatgtgatgtttgattctaaactaaactagccaacaatataacggcctacaaatcagctgagatgaatagaccattaaacactagttgattgacagtactgtttggtttgtttaaagaatatgaggatttttcgacattcagtactttcacttttaatatttcaagtacattttcctgatgatacttaccggtacatacttttacttaagtaacattttcaatgcaggacagtatggtattattacttttactgaagtaaaagatctgaatacttcttccaccactggtagtgatgttgtgattttgcctcagtaaaaccaggtgttctgcactgctgcagctgctgtagcctacctgttggtttataaagataaaagtgattaccagcttgctgttgaactgtgaatccagggaattctgctgctttgctgtttagttacattttcattgtaattgttttggtgctgtggtggcagaggataatatctggtattctttccacttacatctctgttgttgtcagttttatgatgtagtttactcattttacctatgtggtgtggtggtagttggtgtgtatgtgtgtgtgtgtgtgtcagttaaaattattattattattatttgcatgtggacCATGTACGGCactaaataaatgtttccagtaaagcacaatgattaagggggggcctcacacaaagagcagcctaggggcccctgaccaccttaatccgcccctgggtacacatagcactgtatactgctacctataggcatgttgctacagtcttatttgtagcttgtgcagctgaaattggctagagacgctcggttgctatatgacaacagccgagccttgagcagaaagcagagcagtagccgaacgttaatgttaatcaaaacgtaattttcatgtatcaaactgtgaaatatatgtgtgtaatatgtcaataactgggtgaatagaatcctaaatgttactaaaaatgttacaaaaatccatcttttcccCGACttgtagtattgtgtgacaaaagaacgcaacaacccacggtctcgttttccgacatggatgtgacgtcacactcgagctactagtcgcgattacaagacaaaaagaacgcagcGATAGGCTCTGGGGTGAACCTGAACATTTTGTGGGGAAAGGGGAAATCGTAAGCAAACTTGTCTGTTGAAAgcgtttatatactgtatggttGAAAGTCGTATAGTGCTTAAGACCACTATTAAATTGCTATGGCTACCCTTCTAAATAGCTTCATAGCCTAATAAAATTTGTATAAAAAGTcaactttagaaaaaaaaaaaactagcccAGTGGCTATTGTTAAAAATAGTTTCcattaatacaaaatacatttttaatatctTAGGATTGGAGGGTACACAGGATCCCAGCTGGAGCCCACTTAGTTTAGCCCATCTACTGTCCATGTGGGGCCAAACAACAAAGCCACTCTGAGCCCATGCCCAGCCAAAGCCCAACTAGCCCAAGTGAGGCCCATTTGGGCCCCAACTGGACGTGTTTGCAGGGATTACACTACTTTCTCGATGTGAAGTCACAGCACAGGCACTAAGGCAATGTTATTAATTTATTGTATCGCTTTTTTCTTGAACAGACACTTGGATTGTTTGGTGAGAAATGTCCACCaagtaaaaaattaaataaaaaaaaaaaaattttagtGACTGTATCTATAACAAAGAATCTCTTTTCAGTTTGATAGCTTGAGAACATCCGTCCCTAGTGTCTGTACACTTATAGCTCGATGAGCACGATCTAGCATCAGGGCCCTCGGCCTTCCTCGGGGGATTTTAATCACTTGTGTTGCATTAAAATctaacacaaatacatttcaactATGCAAATATAATAAACAAGTGTTAGCATTTCTTTAACAGAGCAAGAAGAAAATTAACAAATGATGGTAAATATAAACGTCACTGGGGTCAGAAGTCATGTGAACTGGTGCTGCGCCATTTGCATCATGATAACAGAACTACACTGCCACCAAGTGGACTGTCCCAAAAACACATATTACACTTATCGGTCGTGTGCCTCAGTGGGAAAATAATGCAATGTTCAAAAGCTGAAATACAGGAAAGAAGGGGTTGAGAAAATAACTGGTAAACACAATGTTTTAGAAGATGTTATACATTTATTATTGAACCAGCTTTTGAAATCCAAAAGACAGGGTAAGGGATTAAAAAACCATTGCACTACTTAATAAAGTATTACTAGTAATAACTCTcatacaaaatgtacaaatgtgttaaaaatgtcattatCATCATAACAGGCCTTCAAACGATTTTGGTTACAGATATAATACATAATGAAACTACTATGATGCCATTTTATTGATAGTTTCATAAAGTTTAAAGGAAAACTATTCAAAACAACCCAACAGCTTGCATGAAAAAGATTAGCAAAATTAATTCATAAGCACTCATACTGGTCGCGCCATTTTCTGAAAAGACATAAATAGTGGGACTGAGGTAATTGCTATTGtaccaacaacaaaaagtgtCCAACATAAAACAATCCCAAGACACAACGTGGATGCATACTGTCACaaatgtgacctttgaccccaaagaaaaaaaagatgagccTTCAACATAATCTAACACGCTAAAGGAGCGCTTTCTAAAACGGGGTTCTTCCTGGATCTCCGCTGATACACTGCTGGTTGCTTTGCATTTTCTGGAAAACAAAACTCAGGTTTGAGCAAATGTATTTGTCTGATGTGGCGACTGGATATAGGTACAAGTTATACCTGCAGAAAATTAATTTTTAGAAAAGGCATCTCAGATGTAAGACTTTTGCCGATGCCTGGCTGAACTTTCCAAACTAAACTTTTGTCTCTATAAGGCCTGTCTTAATTCAACATCTTGAAACAAAATAGCTATAATTACATTAGAAAGCCTAATCTGTGCATGAGGTGAACATCTCTGAATAACATTATCACATGCTGACATAGGCCTTACAGAGATAacatatcttaaaaaaaaaactgagcccCGAAACCTCTGGAAATAAACAGATGTGCTGTAAGAAGAATATAAAGGAATCAACATATTAGGATACTGTAGATGCTGGAGGTCGATGTGGAGAACATACATGCCTTTAATGCATTTGAATATTCCCATACACACATGGACTCTGGGAAAACTGATCAGTGGATTGTTCAGAATGAAATGTGTGTAGGTCTTAAAGTGCTGAAGTGTCACACCCACCGTCTGGTCAAACAATAGATTAGCTGTGGCCTTAGAAGTCTCTTCAAACGTTTTCtgctgttaaaggtcccatggcatgaaaatttcactttatgaggttttttaacattaatatgtgttcccccagcctgcctatggtcccccagtggctagaaatggtgataggtgtaaaccgagccctgggtatcctgctctgcctttgagaaaatgaaagctcagatggaccaatctggaatcttctccttatgatgtcataaggagcaaggttacctcccctttctctgctttgcccacccagagaatttggcccacccatgagagagagacaacatggCTTTCAGACGAGCAAATTGGCAGTTGGTCAACCCCCCCCACCTcacctcaatagcatttaaagcttcagacacagaaatggcacatactaaggatagctcattgtgggactgactctagtggctgtaattctgcaccaaggctgaatttcaggaaagagacttcagatacagtattaggggaccactaaggtctatataaaagagacttcagatacagtattaggggaccactaaggtctatataaaagagacttcagatacaatattaagggaccactaaggcataTATAAGAGCATCCAAAGTGCACCATGTGATGGGACCTTAATGGTGGAGAAATCATTGCACCTATATCTAGCACTGACAGAAAGCTGCTTGGGAACCGAAACAGATATAGATGCATGTTTTCAGAGGCTTCATTCCTCTGAGAAAGCTAGTAAATTGAGCATGTATGAATGTTTTggtgacattttaaaagaatgTTTTCATCCACCTTGTCAGCTCTGTGGGATCCAATGTATTCACATAATGTGCCTTAAGGGGAGAGCTAGTGGAATAGGATAAATAGTCCGGATCGGTTTCCTTTAGGTAAGATAAAAAGTGTTCAGCCTTTACTTATTATAAACTAATGCAGATGGGCAGAcatggagagatggagataaAGTTGTAGAGCACCTTAATGATGTGTGGCTTAGAAAAGAAAGGAACATGACACAAAAGCATCGTCAACTTCCCTGAAAGATGTTCTTGGACCTACACTTCAATTtttaactttgaaaaaaaggcCTGACGTTAACCTCGGCTTCCAGTGAGTCTAAATCTATCTGAAGTGGAGTGAAAAGAAATCAGATTAAGGAAGTCAATGCACTGTACTACATGAACTGTAGAAATACCACAGGAGgagaaacccacacacacacccacacgccTACCTAGAGGAAAATAAGGTTAATTTTTCACTGTTCCAACGTAGCTCACTCTTTGACACAGTGTACAGTAACTTTGTTTCACCCCATACAGAATGCTCTCATGCCGAGGAATGCAAGaatgcacacacagaaattAAAATTGACTGATACTGTTCAACTGCAATTATAATCTAGTAGAAACAACAACTTCTGCTAGCCAAGATGTCAATGCTTAATTATAACTCAAATAATAACAATGAAATAGTCAAAGTCTTTGGACAGCCAATTTCCCTAAATGTTTGTTGGTAGAGCAGAAGGCAGAGTAGTAGGGGCGTAATAGTCCAAAACAGAAGGCAGAGGAAGTCCAGCAATAAAGTGAGCATGAGTCAGTAGAAAGTTGCTGATCCCAGGTGAGAATTACTGTTCAGTGTCCTGGGGTATAAAGAGGCAGAATGTCTGAGCAGAGGTGTATAATTGAAGGAGAGAAGTTCACTGATTGGTTGATGCATCCAAAAGGGAGTCAGGGATTGCAGATGTTGGGTGTTGATATGAGGTCACTCAGAATCACGCTGGACCTCAGAAGCATCGGCTCGACAGATAGGACAGGTCCGGTTAGCctggaaggaaggaaaaataAGGAGATAACGGTTAAACAGACCTTCAGACCTTCTCCGATTAATACATAATAGATACGAACAccacagctaaaaaaaaaaaagtgtttaaactGTCTACTTATTGAAGGcatttaaaaacagtaaaatataaaacaggCCAGTACTGAGATAATAGAAACAAGCTCAGGGAGCTATTGTGACAGACTAGCGGTAGCATGTTGCAGCTGACTAGCGCGTTAGCCGTGCTAGTTGCTCATTATCTAAAGTAGTTCTGGTCTATTTTGCCAAGATGCATGGATGAATTTCGCTGTGCCACTTCCTATTGTGACCAGGCTTTAAAGCTGTggttgcactttatttttggcGATGCTGGGCAAACATTCtataataatctttcagcatattgtaattcaaatggTCTGCACCTTCCCTTGGCTCTGTCTTCAGATAATATGGCTGGGAGACTTTGGTCAATCACAGATCAtttgagagagagataaagagatagagagatagagagagaaagagagagatagagatatagatagagagagTTCTATTGGCTTTTCTGCGCATGCATTGCACGTGTGACAGAGATGGGGgaggagagctgcaggaagaggtctcactctacttcAAATTATGGCGGGttatttttgttgcattctATCCACCACTGCTGCTTTAAGAGCGAAATGGAAAAGAGTTTTTACGTTTACAGTTATTCAAATAGCGGCACGTCTATTTACTCACCTTAAGCCACTTGTCTACACACTTGGCGTGGAACTCATGATTACAGGGCAAGACCCTTAGGAGCTGGCGAGACTCGAAGTCACACATACATACCACACACCTGTAAGACAAAGTACAGTTGGTACCATTTAAAACAGCACGTTGAAGAAAAATCATACCTACAGCCAACCACAGAAAACATTCCTCTcaacacagattttttttttttttttttttttaaaaaggctgaAAGGTACTCACAGTGTTTGCTCAGATTGATGGTTGTTGGAGTTGAACCTGTATGATGGAAGCTGTTCTATATCTGCCTTTGTTAGACCGCGGGGCTTGGCCTCTCCTAGACGTTCTGCAAGGTTCAACAGGGCCTGAAGGTTTCACACAGAAAGGAACAGTTTAGAGGACAATGTCTCCAGTTCAGGTCAAGTCTTTAAAGACTAGGAGGAAAAAATGGCTTCATTAATGAACTGTTAACATTATGTGGAAACTGACAGGGAGCGAGTGGATTTCATAATAGATGTATTAGGGCTGACAAAACAAgttgcttaaaaaaaacttaaatgaaATCCTAACATATATCATGTGTTAACATTATTATTGACTGAACGTTAAGCAGTAGTCTGTCCTACCTCATAGTTCTCCACCTCTCCGTCGTCCACATCCAGCTCTAGATTAATAGTGGGGGCCACATTTGGGGGAACGGGAAGCATCGAGCTGTATGTGGTTGAAGACAAGGTGCACAAAATTTAGTAACACTGCATGCGTCTCTGGGGCATACTCGAGGCATTAAGCGACTTTGAGTTTgtgaaaagcactatataaattcaatttattattattattatactcaAATCTCCGGCAAATTCACCTGTGTAGTTCCAACAAACttgagaaagtgaaaaatacTTACAGGAAGTAAGGCAGGAAGCTGGGGTGGTAGGGTGATGGGGGTACAGCCTGCGGAGAGCGGTAACGCCTGCTTGTGAATCGGCGAGGCATAAAGTGAGGATAGGGCTGTGAAAGCCAAGCTTGTGAATAGAGGCATAAAGTGAGGATAGGGCTGTGAAAGATGGGACAAAGAAAGGAAAATCTATTTATTCCACCGAGCGTAAAGGCTCcccctttcctctcttttttttttccataatcataTATTATAATCCAAACAAATGACGGGTAATGAATGTACTCACCACTGTAAAGAGCTCCTGCGACAGGGGGTCATGGTGCGAGAGGAACTGGAGTGGTGTGGAGGGCGGCAGGGCGGAGggaggctggtggtggtggtggtggtggtggtggtgggcgTAGCTGAAGCCTCCACCAACTGAAAGCTGCTCTCCCAGAAGCTCAACTTCATTTTCAATCCTCTGTAGGGGCTGACGAGAAACATACTACATTATCCTTTATGACAAATGGAGAACAGCTTTAATGGTCCAACACTGATGTTTACAAGTAGTTTTGTAGGATTTTTTAGCTAAATCAGGATGGCAGATCAGATttcattataatattattatttatagatAGAAGACCTATAGAAGaactataaaaatataaaaaattaaacgTACCGATCGTGGCTGTTGCGTCTGGAAAGGCAGAAACTGTGTGGGTGCGGGGAGGTGGGGCGGGTGGTGAGAGAGGTGGGGTGGATGGGGAAGCAGGAACTGAGGGTCACCGGACAGCAGCGAGGGAAAGGCATAGGGCACCGGCAAATGTTGCATTGAGCATGCTTGTAGCATCTGGAAAAAGGGTGAataggaaaaacagaaaaagacaagagaAACGTTTTAAATGCATGTTCTTCTCACGGTTGGGATTGTAATGTGACAAGTCAGGCCACAAGATGGCAGCCAAGACCTGGAAGATTAACAAGACCCTTTAAAACAGGCAAATGTTCAGCAGGTCTTTTCGTACTTTTTCTCCACTTTCCTTTGGAGCACTTTGATTTGTAATTGGTTAAGCTGTAACCGAGACTGCACAGCACAACGTGCACTTTGTTAttaacaaacaaacccacacacgCCCACAAAAACGGCACACTGCTGTGTTCTTCTCACCGGGTGGTAGTGCTGTCCAGTGCTGAAGACCACACTGCAGGCAGGGACTTGTTGTTGTGAGGAACAGGTAGGGGGAAGGTGCTGGCCGTTACACAAAGGTGCTGCCAGACTGTGTGGAGGGACTGGGGTCACGGTGTAGGAGACTGGTACACTGGCTTGCTGCAGCTGGGGAGAAAACGCACCACAGttaagacagacacagacacagacacacacacacacacacacagacacacaagtacGTAAATTGAACGTATTTGCAGACTAACTTGTTCATGTAAGTCCAGGACCATGGCTCCTTGCTGCGGTTGTGTTGCATGATGCTGttgctgatgatgatggtgaaggTGGTGATGGTGAGCAGCTGGGTGCAGTAGTCGTGGCGACAAGGTGGGCGGGTGGAAAGCTCGGGGCTCCTCCAAACCTGCCACTGCTCCTCCGGCTGTGGAAGGCTGACCATAGGCGctgggtgtgtggggggggtatgTGTGGTGTGTTGCTGGATGGGTGTTGTGGTGGTAGTTTTCATCCTGGTGCTCTGATGGCGACAGGCGAGGTGCGGGGGCTTGGGTAGGGGGGTGTTGATGGGGAGGCAAGTGACGGGTGGGTCTGGAGAGACGGCCGCGCTGACGCCTTGCTGGCGGGCTAGAGGTGGGAAGAGAGGGAGCGTCTGAAATCTGGGAAGCTCAGTTAACTTACAGTGGAGCCAAGTGGCAGACATCAAGAAATCTACTTACCTGCGTCTGTGACGAGCAGGAGTAAGGCATCTCTCCTGGTGGTAGTGCGTGTGGGGGTGAGGTTGTCTCCGACTTGGGGGTCCTGACTCCCAGGGGCGGATGGGGGGAGATGGGGTGGATGGTGGGGGTACGGATGAGGTTAGCTGTTCCAAGACAGACTGACTGGACAGCCTCTGGCGCTTTGGACTGGGGCTTTCCTCACTCTGCACAGGGAGGGGTGgaaaatggagggaaaaaaatggaagagagtgagagagaggatgagTGCTGTGGTTAGTGACCCATAGCACTCGTATCAAATCAATTTCACCATGCTTAACAGTCCCTCTAGCCTACAGTCCATACTACTGCATAGACACTAAGTTCCTTTGTGAATCATGGCATTTCCTGTATGATCCAGAGTGTGtgcttatatgtgtgtgtgtgtgtgtgcgcttatatgcg from the Perca flavescens isolate YP-PL-M2 chromosome 2, PFLA_1.0, whole genome shotgun sequence genome contains:
- the rnf38 gene encoding E3 ubiquitin-protein ligase RNF38 isoform X2, whose product is MPIAAAGQPTTQEPRVCPRLPSTPEPVPKGADLFDEAGAAESAERTEYGGAEGGRGLGGYSYSHSGARGFVQPGSTNGSPPQSPAASSSFLFHPLHPHQMAMEPPRTRSRSRSGYYQQYGGGNGNVITGSGVMGSNHHHIHHQQQQQQQQLHPQQQHGAGCAPLGAHSNHPENQPRAPGSNSSPGTQRLPSVPGAHRIPAAGASGGSYHCHPDHAYGEESDKSEESPSPKRQRLSSQSVLEQLTSSVPPPSTPSPPIRPWESGPPSRRQPHPHTHYHQERCLTPARHRRSPPARRQRGRLSRPTRHLPPHQHPPTQAPAPRLSPSEHQDENYHHNTHPATHHTYPPHTPSAYGQPSTAGGAVAGLEEPRAFHPPTLSPRLLHPAAHHHHLHHHHQQQHHATQPQQGAMVLDLHEQLQQASVPVSYTVTPVPPHSLAAPLCNGQHLPPTCSSQQQVPACSVVFSTGQHYHPMLQACSMQHLPVPYAFPSLLSGDPQFLLPHPPHLSHHPPHLPAPTQFLPFQTQQPRSRIENEVELLGEQLSVGGGFSYAHHHHHHHHHQPPSALPPSTPLQFLSHHDPLSQELFTVPYPHFMPRRFTSRRYRSPQAVPPSPYHPSFLPYFLSMLPVPPNVAPTINLELDVDDGEVENYEALLNLAERLGEAKPRGLTKADIEQLPSYRFNSNNHQSEQTLCVVCMCDFESRQLLRVLPCNHEFHAKCVDKWLKANRTCPICRADASEVQRDSE
- the rnf38 gene encoding E3 ubiquitin-protein ligase RNF38 isoform X1, producing the protein MPIAAAGQPTTQEPRVCPRLPSTPEPVPKGADLFDEAGAAESAERTEYGGAEGGRGLGGYSYSHSGARGFVQPGSTNGSPPQSPAASSSFLFHPLHPHQMAMEPPRTRSRSRSGYYQQYGGGNGNVITGSGVMGSNHHHIHHQQQQQQQQLHPQQQHGAGCAPLGAHSNHPENQPRAPGSNSSPGTQRLPSVPGAHRIPAAGASGGSYHCHPDHAYGEESDKSEESPSPKRQRLSSQSVLEQLTSSVPPPSTPSPPIRPWESGPPSRRQPHPHTHYHQERCLTPARHRRSPPARRQRGRLSRPTRHLPPHQHPPTQAPAPRLSPSEHQDENYHHNTHPATHHTYPPHTPSAYGQPSTAGGAVAGLEEPRAFHPPTLSPRLLHPAAHHHHLHHHHQQQHHATQPQQGAMVLDLHEQLQQASVPVSYTVTPVPPHSLAAPLCNGQHLPPTCSSQQQVPACSVVFSTGQHYHPMLQACSMQHLPVPYAFPSLLSGDPQFLLPHPPHLSHHPPHLPAPTQFLPFQTQQPRSPLQRIENEVELLGEQLSVGGGFSYAHHHHHHHHHQPPSALPPSTPLQFLSHHDPLSQELFTVPYPHFMPRRFTSRRYRSPQAVPPSPYHPSFLPYFLSMLPVPPNVAPTINLELDVDDGEVENYEALLNLAERLGEAKPRGLTKADIEQLPSYRFNSNNHQSEQTLCVVCMCDFESRQLLRVLPCNHEFHAKCVDKWLKANRTCPICRADASEVQRDSE